The proteins below are encoded in one region of Oryzias melastigma strain HK-1 linkage group LG9, ASM292280v2, whole genome shotgun sequence:
- the LOC112147956 gene encoding uncharacterized protein LOC112147956 isoform X2, producing MFLRNVGRINSTVFDRNGFGSITTLHLNESGVTEISENAFRSGLQLRSLSLDQNLLSEMNTNWFRDPASLDTLSLAGNQIEVVNATALHGLTNLTQLRLNNNRIRTIHPDSFSSLVSLTELDLSDNQLTWLSPRLLRSLRSVRSIRLHGNRWSCSCDAEDFVSSLKDLQNRSVLVRPTQVTCETPPSLKGQPVINVSVCPTATTILTSTESSRTKPHPLITVSASSGTPEKPVNGTSGPQMATTSTMNSGSTSSSSPPVPDIKIFVTLVSIIVLLCLLLGVVCLLVVMHRQKRSSKTVTPGCPGEGEQERQREQQVSGSIIHLSSNSELRGPDEASRRGFRGDRVKSAHAVILTAPFGVSGRDKVTLQAETEPSHGVSENLQDRKQNPASGTEVGRSHLTTMETLKEHEKGGEERRDQEENQQGLTVSTDVVPYLSIGRGQKKPGPEEESTEGPGQSPQRMKVMSRISTWPPTAAQWQARCKMKEEEEDEEDLWTGGAAQETVNQIKPSAGSDHHGEEDENNQLQSSTHQEEQQGEEELQEEEELQEEEEFSEKAAGGRGDGISQRHRRTSPEKHSHKSSKAAAPPGQQSAGSKAAGSKAPSGGATPDDETLLSGNEYVFVNLLHEVAHNNGRWTRERWKQTHQNKQRL from the exons ATGTTCCTGCGGAACGTTGGGAGAATCAACTCCACCGTCTTTGACAGAAACGGCTTCGGCTCCATCACTACCCTCCACCTGAACGAGTCGGGCGTCACAGAGATTTCTGAGAACGCCTTCCGCTCCGGTCTGCAGCTCCGATCCCTCAGTTTGGACCAAAACCTTCTGTCAGAGATGAACACAAACTGGTTCCGGGATCCTGCTTCCCTCGATACTCTCAGCCTGGCCGGAAACCAGATTGAAGTTGTGAACGCGACCGCGCTCCACGGACTCACAAACCTCACACAGCTCAGGCTGAATAACaaccggatcagaaccatcCACCCCGACAGTTTCAGCTCCCTGGTCTCGTTAACGGAGTTGGACTTGTCTGATAACCAGCTGACCTGGCTCTCACCGAGACTCCTCAGGTCCCTGAGGTCTGTGAGGTCCATCCGTCTCCATGGAAACCGCTGGAGCTGTTCGTGTGATGCTGAGGACTTTGTCTCGTCTCTGAAAG ACCTGCAGAACCGATCCGTTTTGGTCCGACCCACACAGGTGACCTGTGAGACCCCCCCCTCTCTGAAAGGTCAGCCTGTCATCAATGTGAGTGTTTGTCCAACAGCAACGACCATCCTCACATCAACAG AATCCAGCAGAACCAAACCCCATCCGCTGATAACCGTCTCTGCATCCTCCGGTACGCCTGAAAAACCCGTCAACGGGACGTCCGGTCCACAGATGGCGACAACCTCAACCATGAACTCTG GTTCTAcctcctcctcatctcctcCGGTTCCAGACATTAAAATTTTTGTGACGCTGGTTTCCATCATCG TGCTGCTGTGTCTTCTTCTGGGTGTGGTGTGTCTGCTGGTGGTGATGCACAGACAAAAACGCAGCAGCAAAACTGTGACGCCTGGATGTCCAGGAGAAGGAGAGCAGGAGAGGCAGAGGGAGCAGCAAGTGTCTGGATCCATCATCCACCTCTCCTCCAACTCTGAGCTCAGAGGTCCAGACGAGGCCTCCAGGAGGGGATTCAGAGGCGACCGAGTGAAGTCGGCCCACGCCGTGATCCTCACAGCACCGTTTGGGGTTTCAGGAAGAGACAAGGTGACCCTCCAGGCTGAGACGGAGCCGTCGCATGGGGTCTCTGAGAACCTGCAGGACAGAAAGCAGAACCCAGCATCCGGCACGGAGGTGGGGCGAAGTCACCTGACCACAATGGAGACTTTGAAGGAGCACGagaaaggaggagaagagaggagaGACCAGGAGGAGAACCAGCAGGGTCTTACAGTCAGCACAGACGTGGTCCCCTACCTGAGCATCGGGAGGGGTCAGAAGAAACCCGGTCCTGAGGAAGAGTCCACTGAAGGTCCGGGTCAAAGTCCTCAGAGGATGAAGGTCATGAGCAGGATCTCCACCTGGCCCCCAACTGCAGCCCAGTGGCAGGCCAGGTGCaagatgaaggaggaagaggaggacgaggaggactTGTGGACAGGAGGTGCAGCTCAGGAGACCGTGAACCAAATAAAACCTTCTGCTGGGTCTGATCATCACGGTGAAGAAGATGAGAACAATCAACTTCAAAGCTCAACACatcaggaggagcagcagggggaggaggagctgcaggaggaggaggagctgcaggaggaggaggagttctcTGAGAAagctgcaggaggaagaggagatggGATCAGCCAAAGACATCGGCGGACTTCCCCAGAGAAGCACTCGCATAAAAGCTCCAAGGCTGCAGCTCCACCCGGCCAACAGAGCGCAGGCAGCAAGGCCGCCGGCTCCAAAGCGCCCTCTGGTGGCGCCACGCCGGATGACGAAACGCTGCTGTCCGGAAACGAGTACGTGTTCGTGAACCTGCTGCACGAGGTGGCGCACAACAATGGCCGCTGGACCCGGGAGAGGTGGAAGCAGACACACCAGAACAAGCAGCGGCTGTGA
- the LOC112147956 gene encoding uncharacterized protein LOC112147956 isoform X1 has product MFLRNVGRINSTVFDRNGFGSITTLHLNESGVTEISENAFRSGLQLRSLSLDQNLLSEMNTNWFRDPASLDTLSLAGNQIEVVNATALHGLTNLTQLRLNNNRIRTIHPDSFSSLVSLTELDLSDNQLTWLSPRLLRSLRSVRSIRLHGNRWSCSCDAEDFVSSLKDLQNRSVLVRPTQVTCETPPSLKGQPVINVSVCPTATTILTSTESSRTKPHPLITVSASSGTPEKPVNGTSGPQMATTSTMNSGTHVSSSAHSKSAFTPFTDLKPSRATGSTSSSSPPVPDIKIFVTLVSIIVLLCLLLGVVCLLVVMHRQKRSSKTVTPGCPGEGEQERQREQQVSGSIIHLSSNSELRGPDEASRRGFRGDRVKSAHAVILTAPFGVSGRDKVTLQAETEPSHGVSENLQDRKQNPASGTEVGRSHLTTMETLKEHEKGGEERRDQEENQQGLTVSTDVVPYLSIGRGQKKPGPEEESTEGPGQSPQRMKVMSRISTWPPTAAQWQARCKMKEEEEDEEDLWTGGAAQETVNQIKPSAGSDHHGEEDENNQLQSSTHQEEQQGEEELQEEEELQEEEEFSEKAAGGRGDGISQRHRRTSPEKHSHKSSKAAAPPGQQSAGSKAAGSKAPSGGATPDDETLLSGNEYVFVNLLHEVAHNNGRWTRERWKQTHQNKQRL; this is encoded by the exons ATGTTCCTGCGGAACGTTGGGAGAATCAACTCCACCGTCTTTGACAGAAACGGCTTCGGCTCCATCACTACCCTCCACCTGAACGAGTCGGGCGTCACAGAGATTTCTGAGAACGCCTTCCGCTCCGGTCTGCAGCTCCGATCCCTCAGTTTGGACCAAAACCTTCTGTCAGAGATGAACACAAACTGGTTCCGGGATCCTGCTTCCCTCGATACTCTCAGCCTGGCCGGAAACCAGATTGAAGTTGTGAACGCGACCGCGCTCCACGGACTCACAAACCTCACACAGCTCAGGCTGAATAACaaccggatcagaaccatcCACCCCGACAGTTTCAGCTCCCTGGTCTCGTTAACGGAGTTGGACTTGTCTGATAACCAGCTGACCTGGCTCTCACCGAGACTCCTCAGGTCCCTGAGGTCTGTGAGGTCCATCCGTCTCCATGGAAACCGCTGGAGCTGTTCGTGTGATGCTGAGGACTTTGTCTCGTCTCTGAAAG ACCTGCAGAACCGATCCGTTTTGGTCCGACCCACACAGGTGACCTGTGAGACCCCCCCCTCTCTGAAAGGTCAGCCTGTCATCAATGTGAGTGTTTGTCCAACAGCAACGACCATCCTCACATCAACAG AATCCAGCAGAACCAAACCCCATCCGCTGATAACCGTCTCTGCATCCTCCGGTACGCCTGAAAAACCCGTCAACGGGACGTCCGGTCCACAGATGGCGACAACCTCAACCATGAACTCTG GAACTCACGTTTCTTCATCAGCCCACTCCAAGTCCGCCTTCACGCCGTTTACAGACCTGAAACCGTCCAGAGCGACTG GTTCTAcctcctcctcatctcctcCGGTTCCAGACATTAAAATTTTTGTGACGCTGGTTTCCATCATCG TGCTGCTGTGTCTTCTTCTGGGTGTGGTGTGTCTGCTGGTGGTGATGCACAGACAAAAACGCAGCAGCAAAACTGTGACGCCTGGATGTCCAGGAGAAGGAGAGCAGGAGAGGCAGAGGGAGCAGCAAGTGTCTGGATCCATCATCCACCTCTCCTCCAACTCTGAGCTCAGAGGTCCAGACGAGGCCTCCAGGAGGGGATTCAGAGGCGACCGAGTGAAGTCGGCCCACGCCGTGATCCTCACAGCACCGTTTGGGGTTTCAGGAAGAGACAAGGTGACCCTCCAGGCTGAGACGGAGCCGTCGCATGGGGTCTCTGAGAACCTGCAGGACAGAAAGCAGAACCCAGCATCCGGCACGGAGGTGGGGCGAAGTCACCTGACCACAATGGAGACTTTGAAGGAGCACGagaaaggaggagaagagaggagaGACCAGGAGGAGAACCAGCAGGGTCTTACAGTCAGCACAGACGTGGTCCCCTACCTGAGCATCGGGAGGGGTCAGAAGAAACCCGGTCCTGAGGAAGAGTCCACTGAAGGTCCGGGTCAAAGTCCTCAGAGGATGAAGGTCATGAGCAGGATCTCCACCTGGCCCCCAACTGCAGCCCAGTGGCAGGCCAGGTGCaagatgaaggaggaagaggaggacgaggaggactTGTGGACAGGAGGTGCAGCTCAGGAGACCGTGAACCAAATAAAACCTTCTGCTGGGTCTGATCATCACGGTGAAGAAGATGAGAACAATCAACTTCAAAGCTCAACACatcaggaggagcagcagggggaggaggagctgcaggaggaggaggagctgcaggaggaggaggagttctcTGAGAAagctgcaggaggaagaggagatggGATCAGCCAAAGACATCGGCGGACTTCCCCAGAGAAGCACTCGCATAAAAGCTCCAAGGCTGCAGCTCCACCCGGCCAACAGAGCGCAGGCAGCAAGGCCGCCGGCTCCAAAGCGCCCTCTGGTGGCGCCACGCCGGATGACGAAACGCTGCTGTCCGGAAACGAGTACGTGTTCGTGAACCTGCTGCACGAGGTGGCGCACAACAATGGCCGCTGGACCCGGGAGAGGTGGAAGCAGACACACCAGAACAAGCAGCGGCTGTGA